The following is a genomic window from Lycorma delicatula isolate Av1 chromosome 6, ASM4794821v1, whole genome shotgun sequence.
CTTTCAAATTTTAGGGAAAttcaatatatgtaaatacatacatTGTTTTTACCACTAAGCACAATCAATAAATCTCAAACACTActgcaaatgttaaaaaaacaaacttatttggAATGTGATGAATAATCATTTGTTTCAGTAAAATACtatttagaaaacaaatattttaatataatgaaatactggatgaaaaagttgatgaaaatatataaaaaatactacagttaaattaaaaaattaagaagaatgaattcctattattaacattaatgcattttatttttatgttttgtattagttACATTACCTTTGgctattaaatatagaaaaatatgttaatacatatatttttatcataaatctcTTCTGTGATGTGATGTAAGCTGCAGAAGAAATGATCTtgactgttttaataaaatgccaTGGACATATTTCATTTTgccataaaatatcaaatttgttattataataacaagaataattgtaattattcctgtttttattttttattttaattccatctAAAGCATTGTTAAGCATTGTTAAAGCATTGctttttcttcatattaatttataattacataaactgTCATTCTTCTTactcttttgtaaaagtaaataaatttgtatattcagctagcctactttatcagctgatattttatattagtaattcattattattaatacattgttCAGTCTAAATTTAGATCTCATTCTGTCATGTACAATTTCATTAACAATGTAATCATCTTTTAATGTACCTCAAACTAAAACGTTACACATATAATCATCATTATAgcttattaaagttaatatttaatcatcaactggacaatgttttttatttatttcaaaatatgaaccagcaaagttaatttataaagtaattacacCTAACTGAGTGAGGTATTGCACCGAAGCGGTTAGTTGTTCAAACAAGCATACTCATACCATAATAACAGAATCTATTATCTTGTTTAACAGATACTTCAGTTTCACATtgttttcagtttcaaatttattgttatctATTTTAGTTTCAGTGTACTCATATATGATTTGTGAAAAACTGTGCAATGTTTTTAacaatcattacaaaattataatgtataggTAACAAATAATCTATAAGGTTTAAGTTCAgggttatgtatttattatatgacttttttaattttttttctattaaaaaaatattttagttgatttaaataattttattcagttagatgtacatttaaaaattaccagTACTGAGCatatttatcatcatcatcatcatcattaccaTTATTGCCATCAACATCATCACCATCATCAGCATCATCCCACCCATCTTCGTTACGTGctctagtttttttattattttcttcattattgccTTGATTGTTTTCATTGGACTCTGCAGATCTGCTATCATCAGAATTACTGCAGCTGCACGGttctttacatttctttttcttatcttcAGCAtccttatttttcttacaatcacAACCATTACTAGAATTGTCATTATCACAACTGTCATCATTGTCATAATGTTTTTTCTGGTTGTAGCCACCTGGCCCAGGTGGTTTTCCACCTGAACCATTACATTTCTCTGTTTCACAATGCTTTCCTGGACCACAGGGCGGATGAGGAGGTTGGGGACCACACATTTTTTTACCAGGGCCATGACCACACGAAGGACCAGGAGGAGAACAAGTGCGCTTGGCTAAATGAACATGTGAATGAATCTTGGTTTTAAAACCTGATGTGTTGTCTTGTACATCATCCTTATTTTCCTCTAAAATTTTTAAGAGATCATTTAACATAATTCCTTTTACAGGTTGTGATTTATCTTGccatttcttattaattatattttcagtatCTTTAAACTTAGTGATAAATCTTTTTTCACCACCTTCCAAATTTATATCTATCCTATTTTTGAACTTGTCTGCAGTTCCATATtcctgtaacaaaagaaaattaaaaattctgaatagcatttaaattattcatatttctaaTTGTAAACCAGGTCAACAGATAACTGATAATAGTTTATCACTACAGTATGGAGACATATTGAGACATCAGGTACCACcattgtgtaagtgtgtgtgtgtgtgtgtgtgtgtgtgtgtgtgtgtgtgtgtgtgtgtgtgtgtgtgtgtgtgtgtgtgtgtgtgtgtgtgtgtgtgtgtgtgtgtgtgtgtgtgtgtgtgtgtgtgtgtgtgtgtgtgtgtgtgtgtgtgtgtgtgtgtgtgtgtgtgtgtgtgtgtgtgtgtgtgtgtgtgttaccaaAGTTCTTTAAGAATATTCCTACCCCATATTTAGAGAGACagattgtgtattaatttttttttctgatgacataaattatttatttctatttattctttatttttaggtattctttaatacttttttataacgtGTAATGCCACTATAAACCACTTTTGATAAATCTATGCATTCTTTAATCACTGTTGCTCACAATAAATTGTACAGAAACTCTGCAGCTTGAAAAATATTGAGCGCTGCAACAGTTGATCCTACATAGGCTATATCAAATATCTTTAGTATGTTGTGTTGCCTTGtactgtttaaatgaaatttaaggaGGAATTTACAAGAAGAGAAAACTACTTTCTTCAAACTGCCTACTTTACTATCTGAGTTCTATTAATTCTTTATAACAGCATGTCATAACCACCAAAATTTTCACATTGATATGCAGctctaaaattgaaattttcactcTCTTCACAAGGGCTTATAAATGTGctgaatatcattactctcgACTGATAGTTTTTGTACCTCAATAACACCACTGCTGTTAGGAAGAGTGGGACTGATAGTGTTAAGCATAAACCACTGGGTTGGTTtaatggtgaacttgtcatcacaaatcagctgatttcaaagttgagaattctaaggttcaaatcatagtaaaggcagttaaacggatttgaatactaggtaaatggataccagtgttttttggtggatgggtttcaattaaccacacatctcaggtatggtcaacctcagactgtaaaagactacacttcatttacattcatacatatcatcttcattcatcctgtgaagtaataccttacggtggttccagaggctaaacagaaaaagtgagaGAGAGTGTTAAGTGTAATATGTATCcctttttatcaagaaataatgttatgtatttattcgATTCactaagaaattaatttgttaacaatggtagaaaaatcaagaatttaaagAATCATAgtgaaatacataataaaatgagAATGAAAAAACTGTgttacagagtgtcccatataaaacgcaacccatcaatcacatccatgaaatttcaaaagtcaagcttactcccctactcgttactgaaatggactcgtccaacatctgaacatcgcggcgacgcagtagaacactaccgatagtaacaacaatgcaatcataacgttcagtgtattgctagagacaagatggtgttttcgctagatgaacgtgttttcattgttgagtcttacttcagtacgaaatcagcggttgcagtgcaagatttgtttcgccataagtacccagctAAGCcaactcctaacaaaacatcagtattaaggttagttcaaaatttagagagaccggttctgttagtAATAAGGaatacaaaagatctgcgtcagtgttgaatacagatacagtcactgaaatcaaagaccgattactcgcctcgccaaataaatcgatcagacgtttgtctgctgaaattcatttgtctaaatcaactgttcatcgggcgaccaaacaattacaattacgaccttatcgcgttcaaacggttcatcaacttcttaaGACCGACAAAGTAAagcggctacaatattgtcagtGGTTCCGTCTTTCCGagttctgcgtgagggaattaatgttatggattcgttattttacacagatgaagcacggttccatttggatggctacgtaaacagcgaaaacagtagaatttggagtgctgaaaatccccacatttatcacgaaaaacaattacacctgcagaagttgggcgtgtggtggtgcgcgatatcgcggaagaaaataatcggtcctatttttttcgagtccACCATTATtgcagatattttatttcagttcattgcactcttggaagaggaagacacacactgctggctacaacatgacggtgcgacatcacaCTACTCAGGTTCAAcatctgatttcgttgaggaattctttggtaatcgtgttatcggtcgaggcttgtggccaccaagatcttcagatttgactgcggcggatttttttctacggggttacctcaaagaaaaagcctacagcaacaaaccacgaacacttgaacaattgagagtcaatattgaacaagctgtattaaatatccagccacaaactttgaaaaaagttgcaagaaacgctgtaaaaagaattgaagcttgaattcaagaagatggcggccacttccaacatttactctaaatgtaaggtaatggatggtaataataaaaattacatttacacatgcctttttattatttcaatacctaccaatataaggttgggttgcgttttatatgggacacacCAAAATTAGTCAACGTAACTGCAATCGCCATTTAACAATAATGTGAAtctctcatattttttttgtgtatgattaattcaccatataagatcAAAGCTTATGAATGGGAATGTGAAATTGAAACattgtagcgtatgaaagatGTGTCATGtctgatcaggattcaaacccaggacttctgaatgaaaggccgaaatgctaCCACTGCACCACAGAGATTATTGAGCTCTACCATAAccaccaaaatttaaaattaaaaactaagcaTCAATAATACCTTAGGAGGTTAGATCATTTTTTCCCAGTGAAGAGAAGTATATTACTGATCAGCACACTTTTCTTTTGCCGCTTAAATATATGCTACAAGATTGCTTTCCTTcagaaattaaatagttaattgaaAACAGATATCGATTTCTAAACTATATtctcattcataaatatttgcaGCGTGAAAAAATACCTAATGagctataaaaaatgtatctagaCACCAGAGATGTACAGTTAGTTTTTCTCTTACAGTAATTACCGACTTTACAAACGTCATAGATATTCACCAtcacttttaaaagtttaaaatttcaccttaattaaaaaatgataaattaaaacttttattgaagtTTAACTGAAAGCAAATGGACACTCACTATAATTTTAagcaagttttattattttttaatattttttttacgaatggTGACTCATTGATCACTATAAAAGGAATccactataaaatattattaagcatCAGACGctgagtatataaaattattactgagtctataattataataaacaattaaataaaccgtttttttaattctgaataaaatagtataatatactatatattatatatatatatattattattattacacaaattttaaattactcatattatataatatttattaatataaataaataaacattgaaaCCCAGTAaagttccataatattttttatagaagccaaattttttagtatatgaaaAGTATGACTAACCAAGAACATTTGAGATGAAAATCATTACTATCACTCTGTAACAGAGGTTggcattttattatgaataatatttagtgaaatacaatttagatcaatttatttatttgaatataatatgtaaataatattagaaacaaattattaGTCTTTGAAAGTTACAAAAACGTTTGCATGACTCTTGGAGTAAATGCTCAAAAAACAGTATAATACTCATACCAACATTTGGGCAAGTCAAAGGGATAAATAATGTATCTAATCTTTCAATTAAACTAAACATTAATATCAATATCATTAATCAGTAAGGTAACTATTCTGAGATGCTCAAACACGTACGTAGGTTCATATCCAGTTAAAGGTATTTTAAATGGCTTCAGATACAATTAGAATGGCATTCAATTGTCAAAGTGTTACTGGCATACTCTGGTAcacaaattttgttgtaaatggtCAAATTACGATGAAAGAAACTTCCAAATGTAATAAGGCAAAAAAAGACTTACACCCATGTTTAGGCAGAACAACCCAAATCAAATGAATAAAtagtggaaaataaattattttatttatttttgtaaaaataaaatttttaaatctaagtaaATCATACTTACaggtaaaattattgataaaattagagAGAGAATCAAACTGAGGGGAGCTTTCATTGTTAACTGCAACATCATCTAATCATATCCTTCATAGCACATAATTATCTTCAAGTAACTGACTGATTGATAAAGTGACTGATTGTAAATAAGAGTGATAAAAGAATAGATGAAgaatataatacgaaagaaaagctgatattacaataaaaactgtataaatgcACACTATTTAAacaattgttataatataataaagtaatatgcaagtattttaaaacaatgatatAAAACTACATTACATAAAAACCATCAATTCATCTCTAATGTTGCAGCATAATAAAGCTTCTTTTCTAACAATGGGCTTTTTTTCaatccttttatttcttttaaaagtgtataaatttCTATTCAGTTCCTTATgtattaacaatacattttttttatttcaataaaacctatcaaatattattttctttaacatttgcATATATTTTGAGATAGGAAACTTTTATCACATTCCTTTTAGTTTTGtcattcaaagaaaattatattctaatgtgAGATGTAAATGATACTTGTTATCcttctattttgttaaatttcactaGTACTAaactaatatcaaaatataaaacttaagtgATTTCAAAAACAACTATAcacgtctatatatatatatgtgtgtgtgtgtgggggggggtggtgggggtgtgtgtgtgtgtaattatttcagaattattagaattgtttaaaaatcttataaatatataccaATAAGCAGCAAAAAGTAAtccaaactaattaaaaaacacatctctttgaattagtgaaaaatttaaactacTGTTACCAAGAGATTTTATTCTAGGATCCAAAAATAGGTAAATAACAATAGAAATGAATAAGTCttgcttaaaattataataaaaattgtttattaatttcaatatgttgtttatacattttttattaatgctgaacaaaacaaaacaacataaaagttagaataagtaaaaaaaaatgtaacagaatatgaaaataaaaatccttccctactaaagggcatttgtatgtgtgtgtgtctgtctgtgtgtgtgtgtgtgtctgtcccccttagcttagtaccggaatgtaccgatatTACTAGTGGAAAATCAtgattcattagtacatgtctcttggtggtcaggtgtatacttgttatattattatataatattaatattataatgtttatataattacagtttatttattggtttaaaatgttcataattactatcagacaaattaataataatagcaatgatggattaatacaataatgataataataagtgacaataacaaaacaattaatgtacaaaaatattaatatagtaatcacagccacaataataatcaataacaataataaacagtagtaaatgataatattacatacattcaataacaacaaattaaacaattaatacataatgaaaacagtaagtatgacataaaaaagagcaaaatacataacgtaatcaacaaagaataaccatcaaaatattacacatcaaatagtgataaatagtaaataaaaaatacagattacacataagacagagttcaaaataaatatcgttcggaatttattccaggtagataaatagaaaactagacCCATCAACAAAATAAACCGCTAGTCTTAATCCTTTTTGACCACTAgccttatattaacaaacaatcgcATAGTattcacttgcaaatacctttgctacctaccctaacagtttatgaatgaagtttattgcattacttctttcacttatacacttatagttttactgtaactcactgatagtatttcttgtttccTGGAATTCctcgtatcgaactggattcaagactctccacgctggactgacgtctcgcagCTCATACCCGTGACTCCTCGCTAGACCGACGTTGTAACTGTCTCACACTGTTGACGTTGTAACTGCTGGAatggttcgcagaactccgccGAACCCATACAACTTGCAAGCTCCTCTCCTCACTGAACTGACGTAGTAACGTCTCGCAAAACAGAACTGATTTTTAGCTGGTTATTTATACTGCTAGTCtatttacctgccggaccggaacCATGTCGAAGCGTGAGTACAGTCGACCGaggcttttgttcccatgaaCTCCatacctggtctcttctcactgTACAACAGGTGTTTATTGTGTGTTAGCAGGCAGTCTAACAAAAGACGATTGTAAAACGatctattctttacaaaaaggctTCTCCTTTCTGTCCCATTTTGGATTcctcctattattattatattaattattactttcataataattggtaggaatccgttaatCAGGCCCGCtacaccggtcttgttacaatatcaatttctagaattaaatttctaatttaattttcgttatatcaactttcaacattcaaaaaaaaaatatttttatacaaaaagtaatcagttttggacacctaataatcccgtTCCGAGAAGCCGCTCGCCAGGGCACCCCGCCcgaagggcctagctgcggaggggtTGCTGTAGACGCCTTTGCagctagtatttaataaaaaaaatatatttgcaaaggTCTTTAAGAAGAAATATAGGTTGAGATgatttttatttggattattatttaactaaaatatatttttttaaaagtcagtgatttatttcttttttatatagtgTAATGATTTTTCTCTCACATCTATAATGTTAAAGATTTCATATTTCTGTAGCGTTTGCATGTATTTTATCGACATTTTTTTACATGAAGTATCGTTAGACATATTAGTCtattgtttaattgaaataagttaaaagttgtattttactGTATAgactattacattaaaatgtacaCTTAATACTTTTccgaatattgtttttttttttttaattactgtaagttATATGTTggagtaaaatgttaaaaaaatttttacatttttatgaaaatgtaaaaaaggatttctgtaataattttgatgataaaatcattttgtttttaaacgttTTGTGGTTAAAATCTCTCAGCTTTTTTGGATTTAATTTGATAACACAGCTCTGATGATCGAAACCTGTTACTATCCTTGTTAGATGTAAACCTAAACTTTTTATAAGATATACAAACACCTTCCCGAAAATCAAATGATTTACAGAATCCAGTTAACCATGCTCGAACTCACCTATTAGTAACACTATCATTtgtgaaataaatgtatatttaactttaaaaactttaataattatctaaaatatgcAAATATCTCAAATAAAAAGCAAGATAATGAGTATTTACATAACCAATAAGTTGAGATTGGGAAGTAGACTGCTTAGCATCTGAAAACTTCACATTAATTCTATCCTGTCAAACACACACATACTTTTACTTcctgtttaattgtttattttagtttcattattaaatatagacCTACTCACATTGTAATGACAGAATCTATTATCCtttttaacagataatttaatttcatattattttcagtttcaatTTTACTTATGactatttagtttaattttgagATACTCACATGTCGTTAGTTAACTTTGcaatgttttaaacattaaatgacaaaaaattatgctGTATTATTCAGGTAGGAAATTAACGTTAAGTTCAGGATGATGTATTTATTACatgattttacctttttattagttaaaaaaaaaattatattctacttgatttaaacaattttattcaattttatagacatttaaaaattaccaatacTGAGCAAAATTACCATTATCATTGTCATCCCATCCATCATCTTTACGtcctctattttttttattattttctttattgtgatcatgattttttttgttacactttGAAGAACATCCACTGTCATCAGAGTCACTACAGTTGcaagattctttaaatttttttttcttatctacatCATTCTTATTTTTCGTGCAGTTGAAGTCATCACAACTGTTGTCATTACATTTCTTCTGATTGCCGCTTTGATATCCAGAACTGTAACCTTTTCCTGTTACGTAACCCTTTCCTGGACCATAGTAAGGTTGAGGTGGAGGTGGACCGCAATTTTTTCTACCAGGACCATAAGGACCATAAGATGGACCAGGAGAAGAATAAGAATTACGCTTAGCTAAATAAACATGGGGCCGAGTTATAGATTTAATTGATGTAATTTCTTGCACGTCTTCCTTATTTTCGTTCAAAATTCTTTGAAGATCATGTAACATAAACTCTTTTACTGGTCGTGATTTTTCTTGCCATTCTCCAACTCTTTTTTCAGTGTCTTTAAACttagttataactttttttgtaccGTCTTCAAAATCTACATCtactttttttctgaataattttgcCGTTCCATATCcctgcaacaaaaataataacaaacaccAAATAATCACCTATGTTATTCATAACCATTCTCATCAAAAGCAAGGTCAACCGACAATTTATCAGTACAGTAAGGTAATATACTAAGAACATCAGGTACCCTTATTGTACCCATGTTAcataataattcactaataataatatcCTATATTTGTTGTGCCAGATtacttatctttttcttttctctgataatataatcattcattttgattcattctttaatatttcctttataacATCAAGTATCATTAAATAACACTTTTAACACATATAAAAATCTTTAGTTGCCATTACTGACAACACTTTGTACAAAACGGTTATAGCTTGTGAGATATTGAACTCCAAACTCAATTGAAACAGTTAGTGCTAGATAAATTGTGAAATATCTATACCTTGTATTGTGTTGGGATACTCCAcagtaaaagttgttttttatatttgtttttttaatttttattacttaggaCAACTCgaattgttttatgaaatgaaGCAGTTAAATAAGATAGATAATTAATCTATTAAGATATAAGTATAATAGGAAGTTGAAAGGAAGtttaaactgttaatatttttcataaatgatgaaattaatattatgaaattttattcttttcgtGTTTTTTAAAGTGATATTAACAACcagtatttttagaattaaaataattactaaactaTTCACCTCCGGGACCaacgttaggtattacttcagaggatgagatgaatgatttgtactgcgtctgaaaatgccatgcctgaccgggattcgatcccgggatgcggatgaaagaccgagatgctaccacttgcgccacggatgCCGGCTAAACTATTCACCTTGAAATTTATCATGCTATTTAATATGAAGCATAAGTTAGGTATGGCCTAAATCTTTTGTGATAAGCTCGCTGTGCAGCTCATGAGTTTCCATtgcagaacaaaaacaaaaatgatatctGCATATTCTTCATtggaaaatctatatttataaagcaATTGTTAGATAATGACATACatgtattattaatgtttattgctGTTCAAATGCAATACAAGAAACTCAGTTGGTGGAATCAGGTGTTAGTGTTGGCGATATATGAGTTAAAtgattatagataaaattaatcacGGAAtttgttagaacttcgtcggCAAGAGGCAATGAAATCAGCGAACTAGTTtatagttctaaacatgacctaatataagagtgaaatgaaaatggggaaaaaataagcgtgaaaacattatatttcagttcaattagatttgttataaagaatactttcaaaaaatacctcgaatcttgttagacaacgttttttccatttgatgaaccgcaggactcaaatatgtcattttattcattttttttaatgtacttacgaatcgcgccgctagataacAGTACTTATAATACTAGGTAGTGTACAAAAACTTgtgcttgaaataataaaatatactacagcttgttttaatagtaaatgctcttatataaatgaaagtactgaagatgaaacattttttttaattcccatcacttctttaaaaaaataaaagtattagtttacaagagattatctagttttattaaaaaaggaacaaataaaacggaaataaaatcgatttgaaaaatcgaatttaacgatacaaatcgagggttacacttggAAAGTAATAAGTGCAGTATTACAtccggatcttcgattcgtaaaagtaattatactagttttataaaaaaaggaaaaatatggtatgaagtgaatgataagactatcaacaaaaaaaattggccgtgaagtttaatttgtttgttctagaaaggcaatacattttaataataaatccataagatataacgcatgtaaatttttgttaggtgaaatatccttaatggttaaattttattttcagtgttaaagttttctaatttaagttatattctttagaaccaaaaaatgttgtgccagcatTTGCAGTATTCCTCAGGTTcgagtcaattttttttagaatttagtctaattttatttttaatattttgtatttaggtgtaaattttttttctatgtaaatttggGTTTAAACCatttgtaattcataaaaaaaggaataatctaacaaaacgcagtgatatccaaaaaaaaatacaatgaaattgttaacCATACGATAAGAGTCTCGCATATATCattttttccgctcaaaaaacaaaaatttctgtaatataaaaaaaaaatgtttttaacaaaacgatactgatat
Proteins encoded in this region:
- the LOC142326034 gene encoding uncharacterized protein LOC142326034 codes for the protein MMLQLTMKAPLSLILSLILSIILPEYGTADKFKNRIDINLEGGEKRFITKFKDTENIINKKWQDKSQPVKGIMLNDLLKILEENKDDVQDNTSGFKTKIHSHVHLAKRTCSPPGPSCGHGPGKKMCGPQPPHPPCGPGKHCETEKCNGSGGKPPGPGGYNQKKHYDNDDSCDNDNSSNGCDCKKNKDAEDKKKKCKEPCSCSNSDDSRSAESNENNQGNNEENNKKTRARNEDGWDDADDGDDVDGNNGNDDDDDDKYAQYW
- the LOC142326038 gene encoding uncharacterized protein LOC142326038, translating into MILQLTMKAPVCLILSLTLSLFLTGYGTAKLFRKKVDVDFEDGTKKVITKFKDTEKRVGEWQEKSRPVKEFMLHDLQRILNENKEDVQEITSIKSITRPHVYLAKRNSYSSPGPSYGPYGPGRKNCGPPPPQPYYGPGKGYVTGKGYSSGYQSGNQKKCNDNSCDDFNCTKNKNDVDKKKKFKESCNCSDSDDSGCSSKCNKKNHDHNKENNKKNRGRKDDGWDDNDNGNFAQYW